In the Engystomops pustulosus chromosome 2, aEngPut4.maternal, whole genome shotgun sequence genome, one interval contains:
- the LOC140117138 gene encoding hydroperoxide isomerase ALOXE3-like produces the protein MGVYEVTVVTGEDIRSGAIDTISISLVGVNGESAKKKLSHLWIPGSVSHYKVDTELDLGELQAVRLYKETYLIPVQDSWYCRYVHVLSPDGKLHQFPVYQWISGQTSVLIPHGKGRILSRTSGKEEEQKSRELEENRDIYKWKMYALGVPYCIHADGVQDLPLNEQYSSVKDISFQLNRSLVRIKGGLKGLMKCTHSWRSLEDMRAGFCFHRSDIAEEVSRIWDEDNFFGYQFLNGVNPMVIRKCQKLPESFTVTSGMVASSLGTSRNLHEELKNGNIFLADYKILQGIPANDSINGKKQYIAAPMCLLWKDPQDRLLPIAIQLGQSPGEQTPIFLPSDSKWDWTLAKIWVRNADYQVLETVYHLLHTHLFAEVFNIATHRQLPRNHPVYKLLIPHLRFILDINTRARKELFGPGGIYDEIIALGKGGCDHLLRKAMEEVTYRGLCLPDDIEDRGLESVPNFYYRDDGRLIWEAVESFVSSMMRYYYESDESVRTDPELQAWAAEIYHKGFLSNESSGIPSSLETVSSLVKYLTMVIFRCSAQHAAVSRGQFDFFAWVPNGPSSMKSPPPGAKGVSTLQSVLDALPDVSSTTIGMVTAWQLSSEPQDRRPLGTYPDVHFVEENPQQFIQEFQEKLAEISKTINGRNQSRRLSYLYLDPKLIENSVSI, from the exons ATGGGGGTCTACGAGGTGACAGTGGTCACAGGAGAAGACATCCGTTCTGGAGCCATCGATACCATCTCTATCAGTCTTGTAGGGGTGAATGGAGAGAGTGCTAAGAAGAAGCTGTCCCATCTGTGGATACCTGGATCA GTGTCGCACTACAAGGTGGACACGGAGCTGGACCTTGGGGAGCTGCAGGCTGTGCGACTCTACAAAGAGACTTACCTGATCCCGGTGCAGGACTCGTGGTACTGCCGCTATGTCCATGTCCTCTCCCCCGATGGGAAGCTCCACCAGTTCCCTGTGTACCAGTGGATCTCCGGCCAGACCAGTGTCCTGATCCCTCACGGGAAAG GAAGAATATTATCCAGGACCTCTGGCAAGGAGGAGGAGCAAAAGAGCAGAGAGTTGGAGGAGAACAGAGATATTTACAA GTGGAAGATGTATGCTCTGGGGGTCCCCTACTGCATCCATGCCGATGGGGTCCAGGATCTTCCTCTCAATGAACAATACTCCAGTGTTAAGGACATCAGTTTCCAGCTCAACAGGAGTCTGGT GAGGATAAAAGGAGGATTGAAAGGTCTCATGAAATGCACCCATTCCTGGAGAAGTCTAGAAGACATGAGGGCAGGGTTTTGCTTTCACAGAAGTGACATTGCTG AGGAGGTCTCCCGAATCTGGGATGAGGACAACTTCTTTGGCTACCAGTTTCTGAATGGTGTTAACCCGATGGTCATCAGAAAATGTCagaagcttccagagagcttcacagtcACGAGCGGCATGGTGGCCTCCTCTCTGGGGACCTCCAGGAACCTTCATGAGGAGCTGAAG AATGGGAACATCTTCCTGGCCGACTACAAGATTCTCCAGGGAATTCCTGCTAATGACTCCATCAATGGTAAGAAGCAATACATCGCTGCCCCCATGTGTCTGCTGTGGAAGGACCCCCAGGACCGGCTGCTCCCCATCGCTATCCAG TTGGGTCAATCTCCAGGAGAACAGACCCCGATCTTCCTACCCAGTGACTCTAAGTGGGACTGGACCTTGGCCAAGATTTGGGTGCGCAATGCCGATTATCAGGTGCTGGAGACTGTCTACCACCTGCTCCATACTCATCTCTTTGCTGAAGTCTTTAATATTGCGACTCACCGTCAGCTGCCTCGTAACCATCCGGTGTACAAG ctcctcatccctcaTCTGCGCTTCATTCTGGACATCAATACCCGAGCCAGGAAGGAACTGTTTGGTCCTGGGGGCATTTACGATGAA ATTATTGCTCTCGGTAAGGGGGGATGTGATCATCTCCTCCGGAAAGCCATGGAGGAGGTGACGTACAGGGGTCTGTGTCTGCCGGATGACATTGAAGATCGAGGATTGGAATCTGTTCCCAATTTCTACTACAGAGATGATGGGAGGCTGATCTGGGAGGCGGTGGAGAG CTTTGTCTCCAGCATGATGCGCTATTACTACGAGAGCGATGAGTCTGTGCGGACAGACCCCGAGCTGCAGGCCTGGGCGGCCGAGATCTACCACAAGGGATTCCTCAGTAATGAATCCTCAG GAATCCCATCCTCCCTGGAGACGGTGTCCTCGCTGGTGAAGTACCTGACCATGGTGATCTTCAGATGTTCTGCTCAGCACGCAGCGGTCAGCAGAGGTCAG TTTGACTTCTTTGCCTGGGTGCCCAATGGTCCTTCTTCTATGAAGAGCCCCCCTCCCGGAGCCAAGGGGGTCAGCACATTACAGAGTGTCCTGGAtgccctgcctgatgtctccagCACCACCATCGGAATGGTCACCGCGTGGCAGCTCAGCTCGGAGCCCCAGGACCGG AGACCTCTGGGAACTTATCCCGATGTTCATTTCGTTGAAGAGAATCCACAACAATTCATCCAGGAATTCCAGGAGAAACTTGCCGAGATATCCAAGACGATAAATGGGCGGAACCAAAGCAGGAGATTGTCCTATCTCTACCTGGACCCCAAGCTGATCGAGAACAGCGTCTCCATCTAG